tgtatttgctaagcatttatattatcattcttttgaaagtcataAGTGAGGGAAAATTTgagggaaatatattttgatctctttaagagtttcaacaataatcatagcaaactttaatcaagattcttctataaaaacacaaataggtattttggatcattttataatcctccaactactatttaccacatatgttcaaattatttcaattcatataaatgaaaaattttccaagaatttcaatatgcttttagcattctaaatccttcaaggattttaatataaactttactatatagtgattcataaaagtTGTAACAACAAtcattaaacacaaattaaatctttttgAACTATcggtttaataatatatctaaagttTATTGTATCTatcacaaaagaatattatatcttttcataatcaatgtcagtacttagcgaaaaacttcatatttttcattcctcttttgcaaaactacttcatttgcaccCTCACTAGCTTTATACcattagatatttggactactggtccaaaaactccacgaaTTTAATTGCACTTGAGTtgtgtctttctattttgaccaatttatttcatatttgtaTTTCTCAATAGTTTTATTCAGGGTCctcctattattttattatttcaataataatattacatgtATAATCATTGccaagtaattttattattggttcgacattttctcgaattgacataacttaccgagatctcttattttcactattttaatcttcagtttCAAGTACCTAAGTCTCTTTTAGAGTTTTAGTTATTAGTGATGTCTTAGGTCTCTTCTAGAGCACACGCCTCTACTACATAACCATTTAGaagaattattttcttttatgagaaatttCATATTTAGAACCTGTAATGAGTTATTCTTATTGAACTTCTGGTtccccctaactcattacaagttattatttctcttcccctaatgtcgggaaaactatcaaatcaaaatagtaatcacaaatcatgtcataattgaatctccaatacatttaaaacatataataatacaaggagattcgtaattaatatacattctcaactttctttgaggacTCTCTTATCTTTGTGTTGTGGTGGAACAATTAGAATATATACGTACATACAAAAGTTcaaaatgagaaatatttagctcttgataaaaaactcaattataacgggagtatttataacttattagcttgatgcgtacaacacgtaaatcaacataatctcatgttgaaataggaagtttagttctcataactaatagtttagttattaattagatgtgttcaataaataatttctctaaaccattatgcataaataacaaacttttacaaaaaaaaattccaaactCATCAATATTAGCAagattaattttcttaattgcatgatctaaaattaattatttaaacaagcaatatTGTAAATGACAGGTTGCAAGTTAATAACAAATACGTGAtgattttgtagatgcatctaccaaaatcatataatattaaaaccatccacatggtggatgaatgggcccatattcatttcagaattgcaagacattaaatctcaattttagctagtgagtttcaaacaatcaatttttattGAGAACAAGTAACAAAtaagaattctttaaattaaagaatcttctggttctttaatgaatgttgatatgaattctcaattaattttcgcatcatatatgatccaggatggtctaactggtcacaccaagtagtaaatgcatttgtatcatTAAACTTCGGTTTACtttaatatacatttcaattgtactaataatgtcaatataaattatgacaatttgatacttttattgtcattcttttactttgtatccacatataagtactattaTGACATTTACTACTAGAAATGTCTAAACCAATGTGAAGTTTTTAATctcactaagtcaacaaaataaatataatctccaaacaattatatgcaatattcactttaggaatatgccaaaatcttcaaatattcaaaaacaaaatgatgCCGTAATgagaatattatataatattttcctcattcacaatttcaatatgagatccattaccatgaatatcttttaaaactaatgcattaaccatcacaaattttgtgctttttggatattgatatattagtgtTCTATAGCTCTTCcggagctttcaactaattttgtactatcaaatattggaataatatttgtttgtttcataatcaccatcgcaaacaTGTGtggattttaaatcaaaatctatttattcatgttgtcatgattagtctccaattacaataaacatgatataataactAAACTACAGTAAAATATAACTAAGATTTTTAACATCATCGTTATCACCACGGCTATTATTACAAGCATTATTACAAGTagtaaaacaatattatttgtgtaataacatttataatctaatttgtaaaaaattatttaataaacaaaattaaaatcttcGTATGATGCTTGAAAGTTATCCGATACACATtgtattaaatttcaataccacatatatgttataaaatcttatgatgttgtaataaaatatttctaaaatcaattaaaaagatataatataataatttcaagcatatttaataacaataatttaatcataaaaattttaatcatccaaatatcatacatactataatttaataaaagaatcttattttaaaagaaaccttaaagtaataatatttttcataaaataattttaccaaaaatcaatcaacaaaagagaaaaacataCCACGTAaggattatataaatttctttgcaTAATGATTATGCATAATGTGCACGCCTCAATTGAAGACTGAAATAACAGTAACTCTAGAAGGAAATTGACAACAACTTGAGTAGCAAATTTGAGTGATCAACTATTACATTAGTTGTTGCTTGATGAAAGGGAAAAATTTTTGTGACTTatgaagaaaaacaattaaaagagaaccatgctgataacgtgttataaaataaaagaccaagagtaaagaacaaagaaaataggagaGCAAAGAGATAAGAATATCTACAAAGCTTttccaaagtctctatttataggcataaaaagtataaatgaagtagaaatCAACGTCTTATGACTAtaagaatttaaagtacatcaaaacttatcttaaaCTTGATGAACAttcacttaataagatattcataacaagtGATAATTAAtcgatgttttattttattttatgcttaaaattttattctaattaaaactcaattttacatcaatattttattttaattgagttgTACTTTAAAACAATAAAGTTTTATGTAGccttttttaactaataattataaacaaattatcacaatataaattaaattataattatttttagatattaatttagtaatattgtgaggaaaaatatttttcaccaATTTAAGATTTTTCAAACTCGtgctttttatatattatagataatatatatgatttaaatttaattataaaaagttataaatattaatataaaaatattttatctttttattattttttgaatgttATAGGGGTTTTTGGTTAGGCCATGcgcaattcaatttcattctaACTTTAATAAGGATTTCAAATTGTTTTGGGCCACAACCCAACCCGacctataaatatttttattggcttctttaaacaaaatgattcattttgattttgtttccaatGAGAGTTGTGGCTTGTTTGAGGTGTTTATAGGTTGAGgtttttttatcataatattatactatatttattaattatatggtGCAAACCATATGATACACAGGTTAATCATGTTTGtcaatataactaattttaaaagaataaaaataatataaatttaattttaacatacaAATCAGTagtgtataaataaaatatatgttttattatgaagtttgaaaatattatcttaaaattattatgataaATAGAAATgtcaattgttaaaataaataaaaaatttgaattttaaacattatattaaaatgattataataaatagatatgtcaatttttattataaaattttatagtaacaGACAaactaatttatgaaaaaactattataattaACAGTAAcataaagaattttatttataaaaaagcaataataataagattaatttaaaagagacttataaattaatataataattaagtatattatttaatatgatttaaaaggtaagaagtaaaaatataatttatccaaagtgaaaataaatattttaaatgggaaGGAGTGTTACGTGTTAACAACCCATAATATGAgcaatatataatatatattagatatgAGAAAAGAGAGAGGACAGTATGAAATACATATATTGTTCATTTCTAATAGTTTAATTCAAATCTAAGATTTTCATTTGGAATTAGATTTTTTCCTACATTGAtttaagaaaaactaaaattattttaaatgaaaacagtatttaaaattttgtgcttttgaaaaaatagtaaatacaAATTGgacttctttttccttttctatccataattatatttagaatatataataagaagatgattttaattttgtaatttataataattttatttgataattttcttttaaagaaatcAGCATTGATGTCATGATATCATAATATCCCTAAACTTTTTGTAAATGTGTAATATGGTACATACCTAGTTTGATTCTTTAACATGACATTATCCAATACGTggatgattatttgatgtcATTCTCAGTTACATGCCATGTGGACAAATTTGATTGGATGTTTTACTTGCACTTATTCCATTATCTTCTCTCCCACACCTTTCTATTCAGTTTTGAGATAGAAATTTCTCTTCTTCCATGTGGACAAATTTGACCTAATGGGCGACCTCAAACTTTCTTTTCTACGCATTAATTAGATTTTAGATAGAAATTTCTatgttcatttatttcacatgcATATGAATACCCTTTTCTCTACGTCGTCCGATTTTACCATTAGTCGGTGGTGATTCTTTTGTCTTCATCGTGGCCACAAATATCTACCTCCCATCTGTCTCGATGCTCTATTTTTTAGGCTTTGTCTTCCTCCTCTCCTCGTGACTCTCGTTGCACTGCGTCTGGAACTACAACTGCccttatcaaattattatatttgtagtatataaataaatacaacaataatatacttagtagtattttttaatttaaattaataattaaaaataaggttattgatataatatattttaaaaaacactttGTGTCCTTATTATGCTGGAAAAGACATTATATAGTGTCCATGCAAGCACAACACAACACAAGCTAATCTCATTGAATAGCTAAAATTTGGTTGAAGCTTAGCTAACAATGGCTACTCTCACCCAATGCACGCTTTGGAATGGAACAGAGAGCTCTGCAAACTTGGAATTCTCGATCTACGAAGGTGCTAAGGAAGACATTACAATGACCACACTCAGTTCATTTGAGCAGTCTATCAATTCCATGGCCGGAGGTTTGGTTTATAATGTCGGAACTAAGATTAAGTGGATTGTTGCTTGGACCAATGATGGAAAGGTacaaatctcttcttttttacATTCATCTTAACTAATTCCTTTTTCCTGAATTAATATATTTGTCAATTGTATTTGAAGGTGTGTACTACTATCAAGAAATGTGACGAGTCGGTTACCTGGTCTAAAATCATAACCCAACTTCAGCCCCACGATAGCACCCACACTTATCAGGGATACACATCGAAGGTTAATGCTGAGATGAATACTAATGGTTCATTAACCTTGGAGGCCAAACTACTTGTCTAATTTTAACCTGCATGCTTGGTGTGGTGTGTCAGGCTGtagaaattaactaaaaatatggTAGTTGTTTACACATTAACTGcactactattttattttagatttgtatgtaatgtatttaaatgaatttgaaaagcCAGGGCTGCTTTTCCTACCAGCTTTAGCTAATGAATAATGCCTGCACAGTTTGTTGGTTTTTTGTTTgtcataaaaaatgttaaaaaaaaaaaaagtatatgcATCCTTTCTtaatagatataattatttgtgtgtaTTTAAATAAGTGTTGGTTGCCAattgagtcttagcttgatTAGTATTGTTATTGTTTTCAGTGCAAGAGGACGTGAGTTTGAGTGCGCTAAAAcgtattatccttctatttaagaATTGGGAGGGGATATGAGTTGTTTTAAGTATTGCATCAAAAAAGTAGATATaaaaacctataatgaaattaatgtttacACTTATATCATCACCCATCACAACTAAACATGTTATTGGTTCATTGCCCAAGCCCAATCCAAAATGCGCTTAATTTTCTAGCTAAGTTCAAACCAAATAGAAAACTAAAAGTTTGGGCTAATTCAGCCTgctcatatttaatttttttttattattactattttgtatggaaacaaaatagaagaatCATTGAATATACTAAAatcactaaaataaatattcaacatattgaaaatacatcaaaataaagttgaaaacttaaaaacacCATAACActagcaaaataataaaataatagcaatgataacaataacacaaaaaataataacaaaagtaGTAACAAAGTAGCATTAACAAATCAACATTAAAATAGTAGTATAAAATCAAAGAAGCAACACTAAAATAGCAACAAATTAGCACTTGACTAGAAGCAAATCAACACTAGATCAGCACTAGAATAGCAAAACAACAGCAGCAAAACAACACTAGAATAGCAGTAGAACAACAAAactaaaacaacaacaaaatagcACTAGAGCAATAGCACATCAACAAGGAAGTAGTATGACAATGGCAACCACAACCTAAGTAGCATCGTTGTCATTATCCTCACCATTCACATTTTTAGTAGTCATAAACTTTACATTCTGTTCCTAGTATGGAATgagaataaataattagataatctgtaacaccctaaactcggCCTAAACGTCATGACAGGATCTTGAAGGTTACATTGTCTactcaaaaattttattgtttgcttTCTAAAACTTTACTGGTTTTCTGTTTCAACGAATTTTGAAAAACTTGTTTCTACTTGTTacctataaaaatttaattgttgtcAATTAGATGTTTTCTAAATCATTTGTTCATTACCACcgagttgatttaaaaaaaaatattttaatcatttttcaaaaacctAGTAGCTCATTTTGTTTTGACGCAGAAAAATCCATAACCGGTTAATTTGAAAACCCGACAtcctatttatttaatagaaaatcatGTAGATTATTCAGGCTAGTTAGCTAAAGCCCATCAAatcccaaaaccaaaaatatgAAGGCCAAAAATTCATCCAACAACCCAAAAAGTTCAAAACTTTAATTTGCAAATTTCCTTAATAACCGTCTTATTAAGAATATCTAATTCGAG
This sequence is a window from Gossypium raimondii isolate GPD5lz chromosome 5, ASM2569854v1, whole genome shotgun sequence. Protein-coding genes within it:
- the LOC105765804 gene encoding uncharacterized protein LOC105765804; translation: MATLTQCTLWNGTESSANLEFSIYEGAKEDITMTTLSSFEQSINSMAGGLVYNVGTKIKWIVAWTNDGKVCTTIKKCDESVTWSKIITQLQPHDSTHTYQGYTSKVNAEMNTNGSLTLEAKLLV